From the genome of Gemmatimonadota bacterium:
CCTTCAAGTACGATGGCTGGCGAGCGCTCGCGCCGGAGATGGCCGATCGGATGGCGCGACTGGACTGGCCAGAGGACGTCGTGCATGAGCGTGCGGCGCTCGTTCCGGTCCCGCTCGCCGCCGCGCGGGAGCGCGAGCGAGGATTCAACCAGAGCGCCGAACTGGCGCGTGCCCTCGCCCCGCGATTCGGAATCCCGGTCTGGGACGATGTCATCGAACGCCCGAGGAGAACCACCAGTCAAACGCGATTGACACCGGAACAGCGTTTGTACAACGTTGCCCACGCCTTCCGGGTCGTCGCAGGGGCGCCGGCGAAATTGTACGGCGCCCATGTCATGTTGGTCGATGACGTGGTCACGACCGCCGCGACCCTGAACGAGTGCGCCTCCACGTTGTGGAACGCTGGGGCGCGGATCATCAGCTACGTCACCTTCGGCCGGGCCCGCGCAGCGGGTGACCAGCCGCTTACGCGAGGATGAGCGCAACATGGGCATTCGGGTTGGCATCAACGGCTTCGGCCGCATCGGGCGTCAGGTCATTCGTGCGGCGAAGGAGCAGGGGGCGAACATCGACTTCGTCGCGGTGAACGACCTGACCGACACCAAGACGCTCGCACACCTGTTCAAGTACGATTCGGTGCACCGCACCTACAAGGGGACGGTGACCTCGACGTCGGATTCCATCACGGTCGACGGCGACACGATCAAGGTCTTCGCGCAGAAGGATCCGGCGGCGCTGCCGTGGAAGGACCTCGGGGTCGACATCGTGCTCGAGTCGACGGGACGCTTCACGAGCGCGCCGGATGCGAAGAAGCACATCGACGGCGGCGCGAAGAAGGTGATCATCTCCGCGCCGGCCAAGGGCGAGGACATCACGATCGTCATGGGCGTCAACCACGACAAGTACGACCCGGCCAAGCACCACATCATGTCCAACGCGTCGTGCACCACCAACTGTCTCGTGCCGCTGGTGAAGGTCATCCGCGACAACTTCGGCTTCAAGCACGGGTCGATGGTGACCATCCACTCGTACACGAACGACCAGAACGTCCTCGACCTCCCGCACAAGGACCTGCGTCGTGCGCGCGCCGCGGCGCTCTCGATCATCCCGACGACGACGGGGGCGGCAAAGGCCACCTCGCTCGTGATCCCCGAGGTGAAGGGGAAGATCGACGGCATCGCGATCCGCGTCCCGACCCCCGACGTGTCGCTCACCGAACTGACCGTCGAGGTGGAGAAGGCCACGACGATCGCCGAGGTCAACGCGGCGTTCAAGGCGGCGGCCGAGGGGCCGATGAAGGGGGTCCTGCAGTACACCGAGGTCGAACTCGTCTCGTCGGACTACATCGGGAACCCGCACTCGTCCATCCTCGACGCGCTCAACACCAACGTGATCGATGGGACGATGGTGAAGGTCTCGGGGTGGTACGACAACGAGTGGGGCTACGCCTGCCGCTGCGTCGACCTGATCCAGTACGTGGGCGCGAAGCTGTAGGACCCGCCTGACGAGAGTCGGGAGACGGATGGCGGGACTGCCGGCACCACGTGCGCCGGCAGTCGACGCCACCCGCCGCCCCGTGAACGCTCTCGCCTCGCCCCTGTGCCGCGCGCGGCGTGGTCGCGCGCCCTCCCGTCTCCCGTCTCCCGTCCCATGAACAAGAAGACAATCCGCGACCTGCCCGATGCCTCCCTCAAGGGGAAGCGCGTGCTGGTGCGCGTCGACTTCAACGTCCCGCTCGACGACGCCGGCAACGTCACGGATGACACCCGCATCGTCGCCGCCCTGCCGACACTCGAGTACCTCGCCCAGCGCGGCGCCCGCGTGGTGCTGCTCTCGCACCTCGGTCGCCCCAAGGGAGGACCGGACCCGAAGTACTCGCTCGCCCCGGTCGCCAAGCGCCTGGCGGAGCGCACCAGCTGCAAGGTCCACTTCCACGGATCCTCGGCCGACGAGGCCGCCGTTGCAGCGACCAATGCGTTAGGCGACGGAGAGATCCTCCTGCTCGAGAACACCCGGTTCCACAAGGGTGAGGAGAAGAACGACGAGGCGCTGAGCCGGTCGTTCGCGGCGTTAGGCGACCTGTACGTCAACGATGCCTTCGGGTCCGCGCATCGGGCCCACTCGTCGACCGCCGGCGTGACCGCCTTCCTCAAGCCGGCCGTTGCCGGCTTCCTCATGGAGAAGGAACTCGACTACCTCGGCACCGCCATCGCCGAACCCAAGCGTCCGTTCATCGCCATCCTCGGCGGCGCGAAGGTGTCAGGCAAGATCGATGTCATCGAGGCGCTCCTGCCCAAGGTCGACGGCCTGCTCGTGGGTGGTGCAATGGCCTGCACCTTCTTCAAGGCGATGGAGTTGGAGACCGGGAAGTCGCTCGTCGAGCCTGACCGCGTTGAACTCGCCGCGTCGCTCCTCGAGCGCGCGGGCTATCGCCTCACGCTCCCGCACGATGCGGTCGTGTCGACGGCGATGGACAATCCGGCGGGAGCGCACGCGACCAAGCGTGATGCGATTCCGGCCGACGAGGCAATGTTCGACATTGGCCCGGACACGATGCAGTCGTACGCACGCGCCATCGAGTCGGCCAAGACGATCCTGTGGAACGGCCCCATGGGGGTGTTCGAAGTCCCGCCCTTCAACGAGGGGACGTTGGCGATCGCGCGCGCGATGGCGAACGCCACGAAGGCCGGTGCGACGACGATCGTGGGCGGTGGCGACTCGGCCGCAGCGGTGGCCGAGGCGGGGTTGGAAAGCGCCATGAGCCATGTCTCCACCGGAGGCGGCGCATCGCTGGAGTTCCTCGAGGGGAAGAAGCTCCCCGGGGTTGAAGCGCTGGACGACAAGTGAGGCCCATGCAACGCCCTGTCTTTGCCGCCAACTGGAAGATGAATCACGGCCCGAGCGACGCTCGGGCCTTCATGCGCTCGTTCCTGGCGCACTTCGCCCGACGTACCGATCGGCAGGTGATCTTCTTTCCGCCGGCGGTCACGCTCACGACCGTCCTGGAGATGATCAAGGAGCGGCAGGACATCCTGGTGGGGGTGCAGAACATCCACTGGGAGGATAAGGGGGCCTTCACCGGCGAACTGTCGGCGGGGATGGCTCGCGATGCAGGGGCGACGGTTGCGCTCGTGGGGCACTCGGAGCGCCGGCACATCTTCGGCGAGACCGATGAGCAGACGGGGCTGAAGGTCGCGGCCGCGGTTCGTGCCGGCCTCACGCCAATGCTCTGCGTAGGCGAGACGCTCGAGGAGCGCGAGCAGGGGCGCACCGAACAGGTGGTGCTGCGTCAGCTTCGGGCCGGGATCGCGAACATCGATCCGCATCACGTCGCCACGACGCTCGTCGCGTACGAGCCGGTCTGGGCCATCGGCACCGGACGCACCGCGACCCCGGACGATGCCGGTGTCATTCACGTGCTCATCCGTCAGGAACTGGTCGGTCTCCTGGGAGAGCGCGGAAATGCGATTCCGATCTGCTACGGCGGAAGCGCGAACCGCGGCAATGCGTCGGCTCTCTTGGCGGCCCCCGAGGTCGACGGACTGCTCGTGGGCGGAGCGTCGCTCGACGCCGAGGGATGGTCGTCGATTGTCCGCACTTGATTCAGGCTTGTAAGTGGTTCAATATTCCGTGCTTAGCACGAACGAGCCTCTTCCAGCGCCAGACGCATGTACACCTTTCTCCTGATCATCCTCGTCCTCGTCAGCCTCGCCGTCATCGGCGCGGTCCTCCTTCAGTCGGGGAAGGGGGGCGGATTGGCTGCTTCCTTCGGCGGAGCGTCGTCATCGTCTGACTCGCTCATCGGCACGCGCCAGGCGGGCAATCTCCTCACGCGCGTGAGTTGGTGGGGCGGCGGCGTCTTCCTGTTGCTCGCCTTCGTGTTGCAGCTGATGTCGGTTCGCACGCGCGTGCCGAAGTCGGTCCTCGACACGCCGCTGACGCAGACGCCGGCGACCGCCCCCGCGGCGCCGCAGACCAAGGGATCGACCCCGGTCACCGCCCCCGTGGTGCCGCTCGAGAAGGCGCCCGCGACGCCGGCGCCTCAGCCCAAGCAGCCGTAGTCCTCATCACGACGTGACCTCTCGCGCTGACATCCCAGGGTTCCTCCTCCTCGAGGACGGAACCCTTTTTCACGGGCGGCTCGTTGCCTCGTCGCCCGTGACCGTGGCCGAAGTCGTGTTCACGACGAACATGACCGGATACCAGGAGACGTTCTCGGACCCGTCGTACCGCGGCCAGATCGTGGTCATGACGGCTCCAATGATCGGCAACTACGGGATCAACCCCGAAGATCCGGAGTCGGGCAGGCCGCAGATCGCTGGGGTCGTCGTGCGCGAACTCTCGCGCACCTTCTCCAACTGGCGGGCGAGCGGCGATCTTCAGGGCTGGCTCGGCGCAGCCAACGTCCCGATCCTCGAGGGGATCGACACGCGACAGCTCACGCGTCACCTCCGCTCGGTCGGCGTGATGCGTGGTGTGATCGGCGCCGGTGCCGAGGCGACCGACGAGGCGCGGTCGGCGCTCGATGCCTGTCCGTCGATGGAAGGGCTGGACCTCGCGTCGGTGGTGACGACGGATCGCGCCTACGAGTGGGGCAGTGCCGACGCGCCCTACCACATCGTGGCCTACGACTACGGGATCAAGCGGAACATCCTGCGCCTCTTCGAGTCGCATGGCTGCCGCATCACCGTGGTGCCGAGCACGACGACGCCTGAGGAGGTGCTGGCGCTGCGCCCGCATGGGGTCTTCTTCTCGAACGGCCCTGGCGATCCCGCGGCGGTGACCTACGCGCCCCACGCGATCCGAACGATCGGGAAGGCAGGAATCCCCGTCTTCGGGATCTGCCTCGGGCACCAGCTCATCGGGCTCAGCTTTGGTGGCTCGACCATGAAGCTCCCGTTTGGCCATCGGGGCGGCAATCAGCCGGTGAAAGAGCTGGCAACGGGACGCGTCCTCATCACCTCGCAGAACCACGGCTTTGCGGTCCTGGGGAGCGAGCAGGACATCCCCGGGGCGCCGGAGCTCGAGGTAACCCACGTGAACCTGAACGACGGGACGGTCGAGGGGCTGCGGCACCGCACCCTTCCGATCTTCTCGGTGCAATACCATCCCGAGGCCGCACCGGGGCCCCACGACGCGCGACCGCTGTTCAAGCAGTTCATCAACGCGGTGAGAGGCGAGGTTGGCCGAAGTGGTCCAAACGCTTGACACACAATAGCTAAGCGTTCTATGTTCGACCGAACTTTCGAGCCTCTGGACCTCGTCCTGTTCGAGATTACGCAATGACCAAAGCCGACCTCGTCGAGCGCGTCACGCAGCAGATTTCCCGCACGGCGGGCCCGATGATCTCGAAGAAGGACTGCGCCCGGGTGGTGGACGCGTTCCTCGACGCCATCAAGGAAGCGCTGCAGGCCCAGAAGAACATCGAGGTCCGCGGCTTCGGCACCTTCAAGATTCGCCATCGCAAGACCCGCATGGCGCGCAATCCACGGACGGGGTCGCCCGTCGAGGTCTCCGCCCGTCCGGTCCCCGTCTTCAAGCCGTCGAAGGAGCTGCGCGCCATGGTCGCCGACCTCGAGCCGCTCGAAGGGGCCGAACTGGACGACTGGGATGACGATCACGAGGAAGAGGAGATGAGCGAGGCGTAGTCGCGCCTCGCCCGTCGCTGAATCGCGCCCCGCCGGCCTCCCGGACGGGGCGCTTCCTTTTGCCGACGGGACGGATGGAGTTGCGTCGGCCATCCCCTCCGATAGTCTTACGCGCCATGCCCTCTGTTCGCGTTCTGCTTTTCGCCTCCTACGCTGACGCTCTCGGGACGTCGACGCTCGACGTCGAGATCGGTCCGGCGGCGTGCGTCCGGGACGTCCTCGCCTCGGTGCGGGAACGCGCCGGGGCGGGTCGACTCCCACCCGCCCCCCTCGTCGCCGTCAACGAGAGCTACGCCTCGCTCGACGATCCGGTCAACGAGCGCGACGAGGTTGCGATCATTCCGCCGGTGGCGGGGGGCTAATGCGCGTCGCCCTCGTCCAGGCGCCTATCGACGTCGCCACGCTGTTGACGGAGGTGAATACCCCCTCGTCCGGAGCCACGACGCTCTTTCTCGGCACCGTACGCGACGTCAACGAAGGGCGCCCCGTGCTGGGGATCGACTATTCGGCCTACGCGTCGATGGCGCAGCGCGAGATGGAGCTCATCGCGCGCGAGGCCAGCGAGCGCTTCGGCACGCCGCACATCGTCATGGAGCACCGCATCGGGTACCTCGCGCTCACCGACGTCAGCATCGCCATCGCCGTCTCGCATGCGCGACGCACGCCGGCGATGGACGCCGTGCGCTACGCCATCGAGGAGGTCAAGAAGCGCGTGCCGATCTGGAAGCGGGAGCACTACATCGACGGCACGCGCGAGTGGGTCGATCCCACGCGCCAGTACAACGATGCGCAGCGCGAGGTACCCCGATGAGCGACGTCGTACTGCAGGACCAGTTCGGGCGCGGGATCGAGTACCTGCGCATCTCGGTCACCGATCGCTGCAACTTCCGCTGCGTGTACTGCATGCCGCTGGAGGGACTGCAGTGGCTGCCCAAGCGTGACATCCTTTCGTACGAGGAGATCGCCGAGGTCGTGCGCCAGCTGGCGCCGCTCGGCCTGCGCCGCCTGCGCATCACGGGCGGAGAGCCGACGATTCGCCCCGAACTTCCCTCGCTCGTGCGGCTCCTGCGCGAGATCCCGGCGATCCAGGACATCGCCCTGTCGACAAACGGCGTGCGCCTTCCGCAGCTTGCCCCGGCGCTGCGCGAGGCGGGGCTCGATCGCGTGAACATGAGCGCCGACTCATTGCGCGCAGACCGGATCATCGCCATCGCGCGCCGCGACCTCGGGCTTTCTCCCGTGGAGGCCGCGGCGGCGGCGGAGGCAGCGGGAATCGGGCCGATCAAGATGAACGTGGTGGTCATGCGGGGGATCAATGACGACGAGGTGGTGGACTTCGCGCGCCTCGCGCTCGACCATCCGTGGCACATCCGCTTCATCGAGTTGATGCCCGTGGGTGAGATGCGCGACCTGACGTGGGATCACGTGGTCCCGAGCGACGAGGTGCTGCAGCGCGTGTCGACGTTGGGGGGACTCACGAGCGATCCCGGCCCCAAGGGGAATGGCCCCGCGCGGT
Proteins encoded in this window:
- a CDS encoding ComF family protein, whose amino-acid sequence is MRAARSWCWAPGGVAERLLYAFKYDGWRALAPEMADRMARLDWPEDVVHERAALVPVPLAAARERERGFNQSAELARALAPRFGIPVWDDVIERPRRTTSQTRLTPEQRLYNVAHAFRVVAGAPAKLYGAHVMLVDDVVTTAATLNECASTLWNAGARIISYVTFGRARAAGDQPLTRG
- the gap gene encoding type I glyceraldehyde-3-phosphate dehydrogenase gives rise to the protein MGIRVGINGFGRIGRQVIRAAKEQGANIDFVAVNDLTDTKTLAHLFKYDSVHRTYKGTVTSTSDSITVDGDTIKVFAQKDPAALPWKDLGVDIVLESTGRFTSAPDAKKHIDGGAKKVIISAPAKGEDITIVMGVNHDKYDPAKHHIMSNASCTTNCLVPLVKVIRDNFGFKHGSMVTIHSYTNDQNVLDLPHKDLRRARAAALSIIPTTTGAAKATSLVIPEVKGKIDGIAIRVPTPDVSLTELTVEVEKATTIAEVNAAFKAAAEGPMKGVLQYTEVELVSSDYIGNPHSSILDALNTNVIDGTMVKVSGWYDNEWGYACRCVDLIQYVGAKL
- a CDS encoding phosphoglycerate kinase, with product MNKKTIRDLPDASLKGKRVLVRVDFNVPLDDAGNVTDDTRIVAALPTLEYLAQRGARVVLLSHLGRPKGGPDPKYSLAPVAKRLAERTSCKVHFHGSSADEAAVAATNALGDGEILLLENTRFHKGEEKNDEALSRSFAALGDLYVNDAFGSAHRAHSSTAGVTAFLKPAVAGFLMEKELDYLGTAIAEPKRPFIAILGGAKVSGKIDVIEALLPKVDGLLVGGAMACTFFKAMELETGKSLVEPDRVELAASLLERAGYRLTLPHDAVVSTAMDNPAGAHATKRDAIPADEAMFDIGPDTMQSYARAIESAKTILWNGPMGVFEVPPFNEGTLAIARAMANATKAGATTIVGGGDSAAAVAEAGLESAMSHVSTGGGASLEFLEGKKLPGVEALDDK
- a CDS encoding triose-phosphate isomerase: MQRPVFAANWKMNHGPSDARAFMRSFLAHFARRTDRQVIFFPPAVTLTTVLEMIKERQDILVGVQNIHWEDKGAFTGELSAGMARDAGATVALVGHSERRHIFGETDEQTGLKVAAAVRAGLTPMLCVGETLEEREQGRTEQVVLRQLRAGIANIDPHHVATTLVAYEPVWAIGTGRTATPDDAGVIHVLIRQELVGLLGERGNAIPICYGGSANRGNASALLAAPEVDGLLVGGASLDAEGWSSIVRT
- the secG gene encoding preprotein translocase subunit SecG, with the translated sequence MYTFLLIILVLVSLAVIGAVLLQSGKGGGLAASFGGASSSSDSLIGTRQAGNLLTRVSWWGGGVFLLLAFVLQLMSVRTRVPKSVLDTPLTQTPATAPAAPQTKGSTPVTAPVVPLEKAPATPAPQPKQP
- the carA gene encoding glutamine-hydrolyzing carbamoyl-phosphate synthase small subunit is translated as MPGFLLLEDGTLFHGRLVASSPVTVAEVVFTTNMTGYQETFSDPSYRGQIVVMTAPMIGNYGINPEDPESGRPQIAGVVVRELSRTFSNWRASGDLQGWLGAANVPILEGIDTRQLTRHLRSVGVMRGVIGAGAEATDEARSALDACPSMEGLDLASVVTTDRAYEWGSADAPYHIVAYDYGIKRNILRLFESHGCRITVVPSTTTPEEVLALRPHGVFFSNGPGDPAAVTYAPHAIRTIGKAGIPVFGICLGHQLIGLSFGGSTMKLPFGHRGGNQPVKELATGRVLITSQNHGFAVLGSEQDIPGAPELEVTHVNLNDGTVEGLRHRTLPIFSVQYHPEAAPGPHDARPLFKQFINAVRGEVGRSGPNA
- a CDS encoding integration host factor subunit beta, which encodes MTKADLVERVTQQISRTAGPMISKKDCARVVDAFLDAIKEALQAQKNIEVRGFGTFKIRHRKTRMARNPRTGSPVEVSARPVPVFKPSKELRAMVADLEPLEGAELDDWDDDHEEEEMSEA
- a CDS encoding MoaD/ThiS family protein codes for the protein MPSVRVLLFASYADALGTSTLDVEIGPAACVRDVLASVRERAGAGRLPPAPLVAVNESYASLDDPVNERDEVAIIPPVAGG
- a CDS encoding molybdenum cofactor biosynthesis protein MoaE, with amino-acid sequence MRVALVQAPIDVATLLTEVNTPSSGATTLFLGTVRDVNEGRPVLGIDYSAYASMAQREMELIAREASERFGTPHIVMEHRIGYLALTDVSIAIAVSHARRTPAMDAVRYAIEEVKKRVPIWKREHYIDGTREWVDPTRQYNDAQREVPR
- the moaA gene encoding GTP 3',8-cyclase MoaA: MQDQFGRGIEYLRISVTDRCNFRCVYCMPLEGLQWLPKRDILSYEEIAEVVRQLAPLGLRRLRITGGEPTIRPELPSLVRLLREIPAIQDIALSTNGVRLPQLAPALREAGLDRVNMSADSLRADRIIAIARRDLGLSPVEAAAAAEAAGIGPIKMNVVVMRGINDDEVVDFARLALDHPWHIRFIELMPVGEMRDLTWDHVVPSDEVLQRVSTLGGLTSDPGPKGNGPARYYRIDGSPGTVGVITPMSHTYCGSCNRVRLTADGRLRTCLYGDHEVNLRDPLRRGEPLEPLFRQALAEKPKEHQLLQMQVGGLRALSQVGG